TGACTGATGCGCCGGAGGAGGGGACGGGTTCTGCGCCTGCGGCGAAGACGGAGGGGAGTAAGGGcgggaaggggaagaagaagggtggCAAGGGGAAGAGGtgatttttcctttttgttctcttctAGATTTTTTTGGGTGGTTTGAGGGCCATTGAATGTCGGGCTGCTTATGGATTGTTTTTATGCTACCTGCCGTCGGGGTTTTCTATTGGTATCATAAGGCCTGGTATATCGGTTCTTCTTGACTTACAGTGCGCCGGGCTGGCGGAGCCATACTTGACGAACTCCGGGCTTCTGGCAGTATGTCATAGCGCATGGTTGGTGGATCCTTGGATCCTACTATGCAGAGGGATGGGGAGTGAGAGGAAGATCCCTTTATCACCGATAGACGAGTACTAGTACTCGAGACTTCATACTCTAATGATATACGTGTTGTACATAGACAATTTACAAGTTGTTACGTGCAGAGGAAATATCACATTCAGACCAAAAGCAATTGCAAGAAACAGTGACTTTTCGATTATATCGTGAAATATCCAATTGAATGTACAGTGATATCCTATTTATTCAAGTACAGTCTACCGCCCATCCATCCCATGGAAAGGGTCGGATGTCGGATGAGACACTGACAATACATTTGAGAAAAGAGTCCCGCCAGTCCAACGCCAAACCCATGCTTATACCTCAAATAGCCTCATAAATCAATAACGCGGAGCCCAGCAATAAAACGACCAAGAGAAAAATTAGCTCGTATCTGATGGCAGGTGCCAGCGAGCACACTGCCGGGTATATTCGTGAAGTTGGTGGTTTAGAAGTCCTCGTCGAAGCTGAGGCCGCCAGCGCTGCCGGAGCTCTCCTCCtgcttggcttccttcttgGTGCTGGCCATCACACCAGCTTTCTGGTAATCACCGACACGCTTCTCGAAGAAGTTGGTCTTACCGGCCAGGGAGATGTTGTCCATGAAGTCAAATGGGTTGGTGGCATTGAAGTACTTGTTGTTGCCAAGAGCGACCAGGAGACGGTCGGCGACGAACTCAATGTACTGGCACATCAAGTTGGAGTTCATGCCAAGAAGAGCGCAAGGAAGAGCGTCAGTCAGGAACTCCTTCTCAATGGAGACAGCTTCCACGATAACGTCCTCCACAATCTGAGGGTCGGGGCGGTTGTTCAGGTGCGAGAAGAGCAGGCAAGCAAAGTCAGTGTGGAGACCCTCATCACGAGAGATAAGCTCGTTGGAGAATGTAAGACCGGGCATCAAGCCACGCTTCTTCAGCCAGAAGATAGAGGCGAAGGatccggagaagaagataccCTCAACAGCGGCGAAGGCCACGAGACGCTGACCGAAGGTCGACTCCTGATCCTGGATCCAGCGGATAGCCCAGTCAGCCTTCTTACGAATGCAAGGAACTATTTAGTGTTAGTAACAGTACAGTAACCGTGTTAACTAGGATCAACATACTGGTATCAATGGCGTCAAAAAGGTAGGTGCGCTGCTTGGGCTCCTTGATATAGGTATCAATCAGAAGAGAGTAGGTCTCAGCGTGGATGTTCTCGATCATAATCTGGAAACCGTAGAAGCAACGAGCCTCAGGGATCTGCACCTCTCCGCTGAAACGCTCGAGCAGGTTTTCGTTGACAATGCCGTCGGAGGCAGCAAAGAAGGCAAGTACGcgagagatgaagaagcgctCGTCATCATTCAGGCGGTTGTGCCAGTCGTGAAGATCCTTAGAAAGATCAATTTCCTCGGCGGTCCAGAAAGAGGCCTCGGCCTTCTTGTACATTTGCCAGATCTATTAGAGAAGAATGTTAGTATATGGCGTTGATCGGCGGCGGTCAGGACCGATGATGGAAGATTTCCACTTTACGCGTGACGCGTATTAGACGTGCCACTACTCACCTCATGATACTTGATGGGGAACAGAACGAAGCGATGAGGGttctcttgaagaaggggCTCGTTCGCTTCCATTTCCTTGATGCTAGCAATCTTGGAGGAGACTTCGGTAGGCTTTTCAACGGTGGTCTTGGTAGCGGGCACGTCGATGATCTGGAGAGACGAAGGAGCGTTCTCCTTGCCTGCAGCTTCGAAattgagcttcttgacggGTGAATCGCTCATCTTGAGGTTCTCGAAAGAGGATGCAGCCTGTCAAACGGTCGTAGTTAGCTTATACTGTCCTACAGACGCGTCAACCCTGGGAGGCGAGACGTGACATCACGTACCTGCTTGGAGGGAGTGACCTGCGCGGACATTATGTAGTAGTGTCTAGACGTCTTCAATTGAATGTATGAGAAAGATTAAAGACACAGACTCAAAACGCTCCAGTGATTTTGGCTGAAGGATTGGGGATGAGGAAAAAAGAGCTTCAGAAGAGGAGGGCACGTCGGCAGAAATACTTGCTTCGGACGAGGGCGTGATCCTTAGCGCGACGGGCTAAGTCACGTCGCACGTGACTTGGCGCGCCTCAGAGCCGATGGCTGGCGGGTATCCGGTGTTATGGGCGACGCGTCTGCACGCTTCATTACATCTTTCGTGCCTTGCTTATCCATCCATTTGGGTCAGACCACTGGATTTTTCTCCCCTCCGATGATTTGGATCTCCACTGTTTAAACCTTTCAGGGTTACATCTCCACATACCTAAGAATTGTTGCCATCTAGAACGCCGAATGTGGTCATATCGGTGTCCAGTAGTCACCCAACTAGGGGTTTTTATCTTATCTGATGCGATCAATCACCAAGTCGAActaatactactactactagtaggaCTACGTAGTTACCATTAGGTGCCCCGTACAATATTACATCAATTTGCCTTTATAAAGGGGGTTGAAGGTAAATCATATGTAATAGTCATTCTCAATGTTAGGTCGTTGTACTACACACGCTCTTAAACTGTTGTCTCGCGTCAGCTCGTGAGCGTCATAACAATTTTCAATTATCCACAAGCCATCTCACGCTATACTCTATTGAGCAAAGTCTGCAGCTCAGATCTGGAAACCGCCTAATTGACCATTGAGGTTGCTCAAACGAATGGAGATCTGCAGGTACAGAATGCCTAAGGCTTGGAAGAGTTGGCACGCGACACGAGTGGACAGTTTCGGCCAGCATCTGCATTGGCACTCCCAGCCCACAGCTTCAGCCTAGTTAGGCATCCGGCGCGGATTTACGGCTTTACAGTCCTGATATGGAGTtccttacggagtacatcaaGTCTTTCCGGATTAAGAAACTTCTAAGTGTGGGACTATCTGCTTTGTCATGCTTGGGCGTACTTTAGTAATCTTTAATGACGTTCTGATTGTGTTGACACATTAAGACGCGGTAACGCGACTGTGGACTCATTTCTCCCAATTCTCTCTGGCTTCTGTACTATACAGCATAGAGCTTGTACACAGGGCGTAGTCTATACTTTAACTTCTTGTATAAGTTCGGTGTGAAATATTATGTCCAACaatttttccttccttttcaaaAGTCAATGTTTCTCATAACGATCGTGACATTTAGAACCGCAAGCTCATCATCAGACCCACACGCGTTAATTAACATCGCGTGCCATCAAGCTGCATATCTGCCAGCATACCTTCGACTAGGTGTTCTAGACCTCTTGACACCACCATTCTAATACGAAGATTATGATCAAACCGTGTTCATGGTACAAAGGTTGACATGAGGCAATCCTGATACCCATCTAAAAGTTTTTGGCTCATATATACAGAATCTAAAAGGTAATATGACTTGTAGAACCTGAGTCAACGCCTTCTATATACATACCCTTAGCAGTGAGTCGACACTCGCTGAATGAGGTCTAGTCACCCCAGTTGCTAAAAAAGACtaaacaaccacaacctTATTATGTGCCCTTACTAATATGTCGTAAGAATCCTAGACATATCACAGTGCTTCCTTCATCGAGTCAGAGAGGAACCGGTCCTCAACCCTGCGCATGAGCTTGTTGGTCTGCTCGGCCAAGCTAAGGGTTAAGATCTATATCGAGTTAGCGAACTGAACCTCGCCATCTAGACCAGTGTTGATTGTTACTTACAGTGTGAGGCAAAATACGGGCCAAATGAGCGAAATAACCCTTGTAAATAGCAAGCAGGCCCTCTTTACGAACGGTCTGGTATAG
This DNA window, taken from Aspergillus flavus chromosome 5, complete sequence, encodes the following:
- a CDS encoding putative ribonucleotide reductase small subunit RnrA (ribonucleoside-diphosphate reductase small chain), which produces MSAQVTPSKQAASSFENLKMSDSPVKKLNFEAAGKENAPSSLQIIDVPATKTTVEKPTEVSSKIASIKEMEANEPLLQENPHRFVLFPIKYHEIWQMYKKAEASFWTAEEIDLSKDLHDWHNRLNDDERFFISRVLAFFAASDGIVNENLLERFSGEVQIPEARCFYGFQIMIENIHAETYSLLIDTYIKEPKQRTYLFDAIDTIPCIRKKADWAIRWIQDQESTFGQRLVAFAAVEGIFFSGSFASIFWLKKRGLMPGLTFSNELISRDEGLHTDFACLLFSHLNNRPDPQIVEDVIVEAVSIEKEFLTDALPCALLGMNSNLMCQYIEFVADRLLVALGNNKYFNATNPFDFMDNISLAGKTNFFEKRVGDYQKAGVMASTKKEAKQEESSGSAGGLSFDEDF